Within Brachyhypopomus gauderio isolate BG-103 chromosome 4, BGAUD_0.2, whole genome shotgun sequence, the genomic segment AGCTAGCCTCAGTTAGCGTTAGCTAGCCTCAGTTAGCGTTAGCTAGCCAGTAGCTGCATCACTGAGGTAGTAAGCAGGCTGGCGCTGGCCCAACTCCTCGGCTGCCCGACACAGCCGTGTGGTCCGTGTCATCTCCTCCATGTTGTTATCCATCTAACACTCTTCACCGCGTCGCTGGATCAGTGTTCCTGCTGCTCGGCATATTTAAGCTCTCAAGCTGCTTATCCAGCTAGCGGGATGGCGAGCTAACTCGTCGCTATCTTGCTAGATAGTCTATCTGTAAAGTGGACACAGTATGTCTCATGTGGGGTTATTTACCCTGATATTCTCCGCCCGGCGTGTTGTGTCGCCGAGTTTCCGTCTGAGCTCCCCCCGTATGCTCCACAAGGTCACCACCAGCCCGGACTACATAGCCAAGATGTACCGGGAGCAGAGCCAGTACCCGTCCCTGAGCCGCGCAGACGTGGGCCCGGTCATCACCTCGCAGTACGGTGGAAGTTACAGCAACATCTCAACAGGTGTGGCGGTGTAATGGACTCGGTGGCTCAGTGTTTAAGACTTGTACAGGACACACTAGCCACTTCATAGTGCAGTTATAAGAAGACGTATAAGATGTACTGTACAGGAACCACACAGCCCATGCATGAAACGGTCAGTTTCACACCAGAGGACAGTAAAGTATATTTGGGTGGTGGCCTATTCTCAACTTGGCTGTGATGCTGGTAGTGGTAAAGTGGTGGGCATTGCAGTGTTGACAACACACTGTTGGTGGGGTTTTTATGCATGTCAGTCACTTCTGGGCTGAGAATCCAAAATGATGAATCCAGCAGAAGTCCTCTCTTTAAAAGGCCAACAAAGGGGCAACACTTTAGCCCTCTTAGCCCATGTGTATAATAAAATGGTTATTAAGTGTATATTGTAAAATGAGTGTTCATGTTGTCATTATGATACAAAGAAGGATAATGGCATATATACAGTTTACTATTTACACTTCTTCTTTTCCCCCCAGAGTGGACTCAGCGAGATCTGGAAAGGAATGAAAACGTTAAATTCTGCCGACAGTACATCGTATTTCATGACAACAAATCAATAGTCTACTCCGGGCCCTCTGGCAATTGCACGGAAATCAAGGGAGAGTATGTTCTTTAACTAGCTTCCCATGAACTCACTGTCCGTCTTTAGGGAGAGTGTTCTTTAGCTAGCTTCCCATGAACTCACCGTCTGTCTTTAGGGAGAGTATGTTCTTTAACTAGCTTCCCATGAACTCACCGTCTGTCTTTAGGGAGAGTAGGTTCTTTAACTAGCTTCCCATGAACTCATGGTCTGTCTTTAGGGAGAGTAGGTTCTTTAACTAGCTTCCCATGAACTCACGGTCTGTCTTTAGGGAGAGTAGGTTCTTTAACTAGCTTCCCATGAACTCACGGTCTGTCTTTAGGGAGAGTGTTCTTTAACTAGCTTCCCATGAACTCACTGTCCGTCTTTAGGGAGAGTGTTCTTTAACTAGCTTCCCATGAACTCACCGTCTGTCTTTAGGGAGAGTATGTTCTTTAACTAGCTTCCCATGAATTCACCGTCTGTCTTTAGGGAGAGTAGATTCTTTAACTAGCTTCCCATGAACTCACCGTCTGTCTTTAGGGAGAGTATGTTCTTTAACTAACTTCCCATGAACTCACTGTCTGTCTTTAGGGAGAGTTGGTTCTTTAACTAGCTTCCCATGAACTCACGGTCTGTCTTTAGGGAGAGTAGGTTCTTTAACTAACTTCCCATGAACTCACTGTCTGTCTTTAGGGAGAGTTGGTTCTTTAACTAGCTTCCCATTAAATCACTGTCTGTCTTTAGATGGCTGTGGGCATTTTTATCTTTTCAACATATCCTCTATCAACTCTTAACATTCTTTATCCATCTAATCAAGGTCTTATGAAGATTAGTCAGTTCAGTAGAAAGAACAGCAAGGctagaaaatgaaaaataactGTACAGAAAGCTATGAAGAAAAAAATGTGAACCATCACAGAAGATCTCTAGAGCTGTTTTAGTGAGAGAATGAGTATCATATAAATGTAAAACTGCAAGAAaattaagtaaatgtaattatttgAGGAGCCTGAGTGATATGACTCACAATAATTTACCAGATGGTTACTTACTTTGTAGTGTTAATCCTGACTAACTGGAGATGACAAAAACTCTTATAAAGTTGCTTATAGAAGCATTCTTTCATAATGCTGCCCACACACGGTGTAGTTTGACTAAGCGGTTTCTCTGATCTGTGACTGCGTCCAGGTTGCTCAGCCAGGACTCCCCCTCTGGAGAGATGAAGGCGGTGGTGAGGGAGTGCTCCATCAAGGGGGAGGAGAAGCAGTTTCTGGAGGTGAGCTTGCCCCAAGACGACAGACCTTCTGGTTGGGAGCGCTCTAATAACATTACTGTCTGTTCAGCCCTACTACATGTGTGGTTGGTATAGTGTGGTGGGTATCAACGCTGCCTGGTTGTCTGGGCATGTGCGCTATTCTGTTCCAATAACAGTCTTTGATCAGTACGCCTAAGACTGTCCTCGACTATGTCTGGAACGTGAATAAAACTGGAAGTAGCAGTGGGTTAGATCACCTGGCAGGTGTGTGAACTGTACGACACAAGCCaggttgtgtgtgctgtagagTTCACGTCCTGTATTGTAAACGTGCATGTTCGGTTCTGATGCTTGTCGTTCGTATAGGTGACCCTGTGCCCTCTGTCTTGTACCATGATATTTCTGTGCCTTGTTTGTTCCCCTAACATCTGTTCCTGTTTCTCAGATCTGGCACAGGAACCGAAAGATAAAAAGCCTCAACCTGACGGAACTGAAAAAGCATGGAAAGGTGTATGAGGATAGTAAGTGCTCACGTTATGGATCTAGGACAAACGAACAAATGTGTCGAGTCATCTGAACCACTATGTCCCCCACCCCGGTTGGTAGGTCAGTTTGGCTGCCTGGTGTGGTCTCACTCCGAGACTCACctcctgtatgtggcggagaaGAAACGGCCCAAGGCGGAGTCCTACTTCCAGGTCTTACACCGCACATGACCAGCACCGGTCTGGTTATCCATGGAGTGCGTGTTGAAAAATATCAAAGTGTGTGTTAACCGCCACCCGCTCCGTTTCCTCTGTGTTTCACCTGCTACAGTCAGGTTCTGAATCCACCCTGCTTGGTGATGAGGATGAGGTGATCAAATCTGAGAAGAAAGAAGACGGCATCAAGGTAAGTTTAGGTTTTCTCTGACattttgggggttttttttttgtgggtagctctggagtgggtgtttgtgggtcaaatattttttataaaaCATCTTTTAAAGTAAAGTAAAGGCTAAAAAGTTATCAAGCTAAACTAGGGCTTGGTGATGATTTTGGATTATTTTATTGCAACTGAAGTCAAGGATTCTGCACAAAAAAATTCCCATTGCCATTTTTTAATacaaatttatttagtaaatgtgctgtatgcctgtatTATATGTGTGTAGGTAAGTGGTGCGTCCTCACATGAATCTGTAATAAAAAGTTGTGATGTTTCTCCTGCAGGGGGAGCAGTTTGTGTACTATGAAGACTGGGGAGAGGCTTTAGTCAGTAAGGCCACgcctgttctctgtgttctggacatTGAGGGGAACAATGTGTCCGTGCTGGAGAGTGTCCCGGACAACATCTCCCCAGGACAGGTGCGCAGGTGTATGAGGGGCAGTCACTGAAGCCCTTCACCTCACgtcttttctgtgtgtgtgtgtgtgtgtgtgtgtgtgtgtgtgtgtgtgtgtgtgtgagaaagggaaCTCTGAGCACCATTGTAATATCTGCACCTACAGGCGTTCTGGGCACCTAATGACacaggtgtggtgtttgtgggatGGTGGCATGAGCCATTCAGACTGGGCCTGAAATACTGCCCCAACcgaaggtgtgtgggggtgtttatgcttgtgttggTGGGGCCAGACTAAATGTTTTACCTCACATATCGAATGTCATGCAATATTGCAGCAGCCGCCTCACTGCTGATGTATTCTGTGTTTCTGTATGCTAGGTCCTCTCTGTTTTATGTGGATCTCACCGGTGGGAAATGTGGTAGGGCGTGCTTCTTTGCTTTAGCCTTTTGCCACACACTGTGGCCCGTgctgtgtgtagctgtgtgtagcTGTGAAGGAAACACTCTGGTCCTCTTCTCTCTCAGAACAGTTGTCGTCTGACTCGTCAGCTGTCTGTTCCCCTCGGCTGAGTCCAGACCTGTGCCGCATCGTCTACCTCGAGTGCGGGGTGTACGGCCCCCACCAGCAGTGCAACAGGCTGTGtatggtgcgtgtgtgtgtttgtgtatgttttgtgtctTTTTAAAACTGGAGATGTTTTTTGTAACATCTAATCTCATTGTCTTGCTTTCGCAATGGAATGCAGTATGACTGGTACACTAAGAAGACGACGGTGGTGGTTGATGTGGTCAAGAGGCCCAGAGAAGGTGCTTGcttgctctctctgtctgtctgtctctctgtgtgtgtgtgtgtgtgtgtgtgtgtgtgtgtgtgtgtgtgtgtgtgtgtgttatacaactttatgtgtgtttatactATTAATGCAACCTTCCTCCGTGCATTAATGACTATGTCTATATGGCCGTACTGATCAGCCTCAAACATTCACAGATGGCTTTACGGGCCTCTACAGCACCGAGCTGTCTCATCAGTGCTGGTCAGCTGACAGCCAGCGAGTCCTTGTCTCTTGTGCTCAGAGAAGCCGCAAGGTATTTCATAGCAACCATTGCCTAGGAACCTTTCTCACCATGGTAACCTTTGTCATGGAGGCAGTCATCATAGCAACAATTTTGAATTTCAGACTAAGTACTTTATCTCATAGCCCAAAAGAACCAGCTTGTTTGTATAATATTGACGGGCAGTGAGCTGGCTTTTCCAATCTTCATTGTTCCTGAGGGTTTGTAActgcacatctgtgtgtgtttttgcaggATCTTCTAGTGGTTGATACTTCTACAGGCCAGGTTACATCTCTTACATCTAGTGCGTACATCAACGTTCTCCAACGTCACTTCTACCTCGTGTTGTTTGGGTTTCACTCATTTACCAGCGGCCTCTTCTTCCTTAGATTCCAACATGGGAAGCTGGTGTCTACTGACCATCCACAGGGATTTGATGGTGGTCAGTTGTTCATCTCCAAACAGCCCTCCAAGCCTGGTAACTTTCTACTACAGCAGTGGGCTACGTGAAGAAAAATGCTAAACAATCTGTGGGTGCAGACCCTAATATGCACCCAATATGCATGTTGGGCGGGGCATTCATTATTGCCCCTCCCACAGAGAGTGGGCTTTTTGCCAGTGAGTGGTTCAGAAGATGAGATGTCATGGGTCACCCTAGAGGAAGCTCAAACACAGCCTGAAATTGATTGGAAGATTCTCAGGTTTACCCCGCCTCCTGAAGAAGACAACAGCCAATACTGTGAGTTTGCTGTCGGctataacatttacatttatggcatttggcagacgcccttatccagagcgacttacatttttatctctttttttttatacaagtgagggttaagggccttgctcaggggcacctcagtcatggcctcaggtctgggaatcaaacccatgaccctccggtcacaagaccagttccctaaccgccaggccacgactgcccaTATAACTAACTGCTACATGATGTATGTATACACAATTATGGAACGCTGGTTAAATTTACTAAATATTACATGTAGGCCTCTTCCAACTTGCTTCTGTTGCACTGGTGTGAGTTGCTCCCTACCTCCGTAATACAGTGGTTTTAGAGAACTAAACTGATCTGACTAAACAAATTTGGCCCCCTTGTAGTACATTTCTTTATATTACACGATCATTCTGTTGTTATTAGGTTTGGACTTGAGCAAGGTAACCCTGTGCTTGGGTACAAGGAGACCTAAGACTACAGTTTTGTCACATCTTTGCAAGGTTCAGGAAGTAGTTTCAGCTCCACTAATATTCTTCCCATCTGGTTTTTTGTAATGATGCCTAAACCATTTACCTCAACATGGGGTAGTGGTTCTGACATTTGTGTTGTCTTTTTAAGAGTTGACTTGCTCCCTCTGTCAGACAGCACAGCAAACACAGCTTTGTGGGTGATTAGTACTGTTTTATTCATGAGTGATCTCACAGTGACTGATACATCCCCAAAGCAGGAGTTATCTGTGAAGATACGCTTCTCTAATTCAGCTGAGACAGCAGGGAAACATGGCCCAAATCTAATGAGGGGTTGCCAAAATGTTAGTAACATTAAAACTTCATAATTTTGTATGTTATGTATCACTTATATTACATGAATTTAACATTCTTAAATTAATGAGCTTGTCCTGAAACCCTGTAGTACTTAATCCTTAAATGTAAGTACTCTGGCCATGTCGCTCTCATTCACTACTTCCTAATTTGAAGCTTGTGTGCAGTTCTTTGTAAATCATGGAGATTTATTGTTACGGGGAAACGCATCCCTGATCTTGTCCCTTTATCTTATGTGTGAGTTATACCGACGTTTTCGGTTCCGATTGGGTCACTTTCATTTACGATCCTTAGATCCGAACACGTATCTGATGCGACAGTGTGACTCTGAGCGGCCTGATCAGACTGAGACTGCGACATCACAGCCGGGTCCACACCTAATGTCTAATGTTGCACTCCCGGGTCCACACCTAATATCTAATGTTGCACGGTCAGCAGGGTTTTATCATCCAGATGTTCCTCTCCAGTGGAGCAGGTTCCATAACTCCACAGAGACCCAGATGTCAGATACAGGCCACACGAAGATGCTGTGAAcagtaggggtgtgtttaaaaaatcgatttttcaattcaaatcgatcttcatttgaatgattcgatttcgatttattaaacctgagatcgatctttagaattggccaattttccccgcatattcgtaccgttttaacgtctcgcgttttatctcgcgtgacgtgctttaattccaccttttaaaggtgtacgaaccctgcaaacacgactttgttaatcgcgctgaagcgcagcgtgCAAAGTttcaaaatttgagaggtgcacaaGCTCGTGAAGCGACAGTGCACGAGTGGAGccaacgcgtcaagtataaagctgtgaagttttctcaacagctggcagtattgttactgcacaaaggagctgtctcactcctcaacatgttgatcagctcattttcttgcagaaaaatttgacaatctccaagatgtcagaaagcagtcatgaataaatcttagcttttggaccttaatgtttacaatattcagaactatgttcataaatgtttttgttacatgttaaaaaaaaaacttaatttgcactttaaagggctgttcaaaaccgctttcaatgccttttctaGTAAAGGAGCCatgtggaagtgtgtgcattaattgatataaAAACGCTAAtatcacagtataaacactaatatcttaatacattttaataaagtttgagtgttccttgtatcattacaacatttcacattcaaattacacgttttattgtaactgaaatcagatcgaatcgaaaatcgaattgaatcgggaccttgtgaatcggaatcaaatcgaactgggaaatcagtggtgatacccagccctagtgaACAGCCTAACAACTCAGATTTGGTTCACCTTACCTACTGGTGTAAAAGTACTTTTgaatcattttaaatgaatggtTTAAATGCCTAAATAGGAAACCACATGTCTATGTATTCATTAAAGCATTGGACATCATAAATTGAAGAAATATAGTGAGTGCACTTGGACTACAGCATATAGAGTGAGCCTGCAAGAACCCTGCCAGCCACTAACTGACAGAAATATGCGTTTTGTCAGCTCCTGGTTTTCTGTTAACTGTTTCTTCACAGATGTTGAGGATACTCCAAAATGGTTCTCTCATCCAAACTGCTACACTACGATTAAACCGCATGTTCCTTCTCCTTGTGTATATTTCTGATCGTGCGGTAGACACACATTTCACATTCTGCTGCGTTTTCGACTCCGTTTTCTCTTTTGCTGGTATCAGCTGGGCTGGACTTTGAGGCCATACTGCTGAAACCAAAAGATGTGCCAGAAGAAACCAAGCTGCCCCTCATCGTGAACCCCCACGGTGTGTACCGCACCACGTCTCCACTTCCCaacgagctgcagcgttctgggtCTGATCCGCCTCTCGTCTCTGTGTTCCAGGAGGACCTCACTCTGTAATACTAGCCGAGTGGCTTCTGTCTGCCGCAGTGCTTTGCAGGGTTGGTTTTGGTGTTTTACTAGGTGAGTAAGATATACTATACGACCATGTACCTGTTCTATATGTCCGGTTACTCTTCTGTCCTGGTTGTCTGAGACCTATTGTCACCTGTGCTAAACTGTGTTGGGTAAGCAGTGAGGTTTGGAGTGGCCCTAGAGGTTCCTTCTTAGAGCGAAGTTACTCTTCATGGGCTGACTGGATGAGCTGGTTGTTGTATCTGCCATGGACACTGGTGTTAAGTCAGTGGTTGACTGGATACGTTACACAGGTAGTTTAGTATGGGTCATTGTCTCTTGGGCACATTTGTTGGCAGTGTGTACAGACATTTTACATTACTATGTTGAGTGTGTTAtctgaatggtgtgtgtgtgtgtgtctgtcttaaGGTGTTAtttgaaggagtgtgtgtgagagcgagaaAGAGCTGGAGTTGTAAGATGTTATCTGAAGGACAGGCAcgagtgcgtgtgcgtgtgtgtgtgtggggagtgtgagtgTAAGCGTAAGCTTGTTCTCTCTCACATTAACTCCTGTGTGAATTGTTTGCCCGTATCTGTGTGTTCGTGTGGAGGAGATAGAAAAATATTGGGTAAACCAAATGAAAAATTCAGCTGCAGTTAAAATCAATAATTTAATGAATTTCTGTATTAACACCATGTTTTATGGTACTAACCACAACTGTGAAACTTTCTTGTGTTTCTAATGACCTAAAAATAATACAAAGAAGACAAGTATTACCAAAAGACCTCGTCTTAAGGCCTACATGCAAACATGTCTGTTAAACATCATTAATCACTGGAACTAGTGGAACCATGGTTGGACGTACCTGGTAGAATTCATGAACAGGATGCTACTTAAACACCAGGTTGTGTGTAAAAGGCCAGATCAGCCTTTACCATAATGCTTATAGAGGCAATCTAACTGAGTTGGTCTTTGGAAGCCATTTTCAAAGTAATTTTCGAGTCATTCCTTATGAAAAATCAAACCTACCATATTGCATGTCATTGCAGGTTATGGGAGAAAACATGATGCGAACTGGACCGTCTCTGCTGTGCgaatgagtgtgtttgtgttggagaGTTCATACATGGCTACTACACACCCTACgctgctgatgtgtgtgtgtgtgtgtgtgtgtgtgtgtgtgtgttggagagttCATACATGGCTACTACACACCCTACGCTGCTGATGTGTACAGAGCCGCAGTGTGGATCTTGGACCACTAACATTTGTATCTGTGGTTTGGCCCAATGTAAGACAGGAGGAGACAGCTGCTCCTCTGTCTGCTGCCTTTGAAGTAATCCCAGCCAAGCAGAAACCTTGGACCACTTTCCTTGAATCACTCACGTTTCCTTGAATCACTCACGTTTCCTTGAATCACTCACGTTTCCTTGAATCACTCACGTTTCCCTGGCCCAGTCACGTTTCCCTGGCCCAGTCACGTTTCCCTGGCCCAGTCACGTTTCCCTGGCCCAGTCACGTTTCCCTGGCCCAGTCACGTTTCCTTGTGCGTTTGCGAACTGCTGGTAGGTCCTGTGTGACCCGTTCTCTCTGTGTTCTATCTGGCAGTCAACTACAGAGGCTCTATTGGCTACGGGCAGGACAGCATCCTCTCCCTGCCAGGACACGTCGGCACACAAGATGTGAAAGATGTTCAGGTATGTCTCATCATGCTTGCGTTAATTATTTTCAACATGTTTATTAGGGGCTCTCACTAACTGAGAGTAGTTTTTAACGATTGTAGCTAGTCCTGCAGATCTGACCAGTGTTTAATTCTCCATTGTGTTATTCATTTGCTTACTGTAATTGTTTGAAAAAGTGTGCATGAGAGACATTTTGAAATGAAtgaacgttgtgtgtgtgtgtgtgtgtgtgtgtgtgtgtgtgtgtgtgtgcgctagtTTGCGGTGGAGAGTGTTTTGAAGCAAGGTGGCTTTGACAGAGAGAGGGTTGCGGTTGCTGGAGGCTCCCACGGTGGTTTCTTGGCGTGCCACCTGATTGGTCAGTACCCAGACTTCTACAAGGCGTGTGCAGCCCGTAACCCGGTCATCAACCTGGCCTCCATGGTTGGCAGCACTGATATCCCTGACTGGTAATAGTAGGAACACTTTATCTCTATTTAAAAATGACTTTCAATAATTTCTCTTTAAAGGGGGCGTGGCTTTAGTTCTCATAGGGACACGGCCAATTGGTACCTTGCAGTTCAAACGCTCTCAGTGGACAGTGCATGTTTTCATtactgtgtttgtatatgtgtgtgcaggtgtgtggtggaggctgGGTTTGATTATAACACTAACACCCTTCCGAGTCCTGCTATGATGGAGCAAATGCTGAACAAGTCTCCcatcacacacgtcacacaggtGAGCTCGTGTTCTGGTCCACGCACCGCACcatcacacacgtcacacaggtGAGCTCATGTTCTGGTCCACGCAccgcaccatcacacacatcacacaggtGAGCTCATGTTCTGGTCCACGCAccgcaccatcacacacatcacacaggtGAGCTCGTGTTCTGGTCCACACACCGCACTatcacacacgtcacacaggtGAGCTCATGTTCTGGTCCACACACCGCACcatcacacacgtcacacagggAGCTCGTGTTCTGGTCCACACACCGCACTatcacacacgtcacacaggtGAGCTCGTGTTCTGGTCCACACACCGCACTatcacacacgtcacacagggAGCTCGTGTTCTGGTCCACACACTGCACcatcacacacgtcacacagggAGCTCGTGTTCTGGTCCACACACCGCACcatcaaacacagcacacaggtgAGCTCGTGTCCCCGCCCACGCACCGCACcatcacacacgtcacacagggAGCTCGTGTTCTGGTCCACACACCGCACTATCAAAGACGTCACACAGGTGAGCTCGTGTCCCCGCCCACACACCGCACCCTTCCTACCGTTTCCTGGTCAGCTTCATCTCCACAGCTGCTGTGTTCTTCTGAAACTTCTCCACATTCAGTTCACTATGTGCATCTATCCGTAGGTGAAGGCACCTGTGTTGCTGGCCTTGGGCGCAGATGACCGGCGGGTGCCCAGTAAACAAGGGCTGGAGTACTACAGGTCTCTGAAGGCCTTGAACGTGCCAGTCAGGTAAGGGCTGGAAGGTCAAATGGGTCATCGGGAGTTACTGAAAAACTAATCGTAAAGAAAAGTCTGAGTTACTACATTTTATTTACCGTATATAACACCATTATGAATGAACTTTGTTCTTAGGTTGCTATGGTACCCCGACAACAACCATTCATTGTCCAAAGTGGATGCGGAGTCCGACGGGTTCATGAACATTGTTCTGTGGTTCATCCAGCACTTCTCCCTCTGACCTCCTGTTACAGCTTCAACACTACGTAACTGTGTGTTACAATTATCAAAATAAATGCTAATCagttaaagttaaaataaagGTGATTTGTCAATTTGACAAGGACTACATGGTAActaatgatgatggtggtgggaaTTCCTTAGCAGCTGTTAGCATGGTTGAACGG encodes:
- the LOC143512552 gene encoding acylamino-acid-releasing enzyme-like isoform X2 translates to MDFKVTTSPDYIAKMYREQSQYPSLSRADVGPVITSQYGGSYSNISTEWTQRDLERNENVKFCRQYIVFHDNKSIVYSGPSGNCTEIKGELLSQDSPSGEMKAVVRECSIKGEEKQFLEIWHRNRKIKSLNLTELKKHGKVYEDSQFGCLVWSHSETHLLYVAEKKRPKAESYFQSGSESTLLGDEDEVIKSEKKEDGIKGEQFVYYEDWGEALVSKATPVLCVLDIEGNNVSVLESVPDNISPGQAFWAPNDTGVVFVGWWHEPFRLGLKYCPNRRSSLFYVDLTGGKCEQLSSDSSAVCSPRLSPDLCRIVYLECGVYGPHQQCNRLCMYDWYTKKTTVVVDVVKRPREDGFTGLYSTELSHQCWSADSQRVLVSCAQRSRKDLLVVDTSTGQVTSLTSNSNMGSWCLLTIHRDLMVVSCSSPNSPPSLRVGFLPVSGSEDEMSWVTLEEAQTQPEIDWKILRFTPPPEEDNSQYSGLDFEAILLKPKDVPEETKLPLIVNPHGGPHSVILAEWLLSAAVLCRVGFGVLLVNYRGSIGYGQDSILSLPGHVGTQDVKDVQFAVESVLKQGGFDRERVAVAGGSHGGFLACHLIGVWWRLGLIITLTPFRVLL
- the LOC143512552 gene encoding acylamino-acid-releasing enzyme-like isoform X1, translated to MDFKVTTSPDYIAKMYREQSQYPSLSRADVGPVITSQYGGSYSNISTEWTQRDLERNENVKFCRQYIVFHDNKSIVYSGPSGNCTEIKGELLSQDSPSGEMKAVVRECSIKGEEKQFLEIWHRNRKIKSLNLTELKKHGKVYEDSQFGCLVWSHSETHLLYVAEKKRPKAESYFQSGSESTLLGDEDEVIKSEKKEDGIKGEQFVYYEDWGEALVSKATPVLCVLDIEGNNVSVLESVPDNISPGQAFWAPNDTGVVFVGWWHEPFRLGLKYCPNRRSSLFYVDLTGGKCEQLSSDSSAVCSPRLSPDLCRIVYLECGVYGPHQQCNRLCMYDWYTKKTTVVVDVVKRPREDGFTGLYSTELSHQCWSADSQRVLVSCAQRSRKDLLVVDTSTGQVTSLTSNSNMGSWCLLTIHRDLMVVSCSSPNSPPSLRVGFLPVSGSEDEMSWVTLEEAQTQPEIDWKILRFTPPPEEDNSQYSGLDFEAILLKPKDVPEETKLPLIVNPHGGPHSVILAEWLLSAAVLCRVGFGVLLVNYRGSIGYGQDSILSLPGHVGTQDVKDVQFAVESVLKQGGFDRERVAVAGGSHGGFLACHLIGQYPDFYKACAARNPVINLASMVGSTDIPDWCVVEAGFDYNTNTLPSPAMMEQMLNKSPITHVTQVKAPVLLALGADDRRVPSKQGLEYYRSLKALNVPVRLLWYPDNNHSLSKVDAESDGFMNIVLWFIQHFSL